From one Streptomyces chromofuscus genomic stretch:
- a CDS encoding MFS transporter, which translates to MNTATDALRRRRPAWAGRNYTLLTSAAVVTHLGSNGALVAAAFAVLQEGGDGGDVGLVAAARTLPLVLFLLIGGAVADRLPRHRVMVAANGLNCVSQGLFALLVLAGEPQLWQMMLLSALGGTGQAFFSPAAEGMLMSSVQGEQVSRAFAVFRMAMQGAALGGAALGGAMVATVGPGWVLAADAAAFAVAGALRAFLDVSHIPPREPGGGLVADLREGWREVAGRPWLWGVVVQFSLANAVVAAADAVYGPLVARDHLGGAAPWGLALGAFGAGTVVGALLMTRWKPHRLLFAGTLCVFPLALPSAALAVPVPAWALCVVMFVTGVTLEIFGVSWMTALHQEVPEDKLSRVSAYDWFGSVALVPLATALAGPAEAAFGRTAALWGCATLVVVVTAAVLCVPDVRNLRRRTHPVAMGVPVDSADAERPVGGLG; encoded by the coding sequence GTGAACACCGCCACCGACGCTCTCCGCCGACGCAGGCCCGCCTGGGCGGGCCGCAACTACACCCTGCTGACCAGCGCCGCCGTCGTCACCCACCTCGGCAGCAACGGCGCGCTGGTCGCGGCCGCGTTCGCGGTGCTCCAGGAGGGCGGCGACGGCGGCGACGTGGGCCTGGTGGCCGCCGCCCGCACATTGCCGCTGGTGCTCTTCCTGCTGATAGGCGGCGCGGTCGCGGACCGGCTGCCCCGGCACCGTGTGATGGTCGCCGCCAACGGACTCAACTGCGTCTCGCAGGGCCTGTTCGCCCTGCTCGTCCTGGCCGGCGAGCCGCAACTGTGGCAGATGATGCTGCTGAGCGCGCTGGGCGGCACCGGCCAGGCGTTCTTCAGCCCGGCCGCCGAGGGCATGCTGATGTCCTCGGTGCAGGGCGAGCAGGTGAGCCGCGCGTTCGCGGTGTTCCGGATGGCGATGCAGGGCGCGGCCCTGGGCGGTGCCGCCCTCGGCGGTGCGATGGTCGCCACGGTCGGCCCGGGCTGGGTGCTCGCCGCGGACGCGGCCGCCTTCGCCGTCGCCGGGGCGCTGCGGGCCTTCCTCGACGTGAGCCACATCCCGCCGCGCGAGCCGGGCGGAGGGCTGGTCGCGGACCTCCGGGAGGGCTGGCGGGAGGTCGCCGGGCGGCCCTGGCTGTGGGGGGTCGTCGTCCAGTTCTCGCTCGCCAACGCGGTGGTGGCGGCCGCCGACGCGGTGTACGGACCCCTGGTCGCCCGGGACCACCTGGGCGGAGCGGCGCCGTGGGGCCTGGCGCTGGGCGCCTTCGGCGCGGGCACGGTCGTGGGCGCGCTGCTGATGACCCGCTGGAAGCCACACCGCTTGCTGTTCGCGGGCACCCTCTGCGTCTTCCCGCTGGCCCTGCCGTCCGCGGCGCTGGCGGTGCCGGTGCCGGCCTGGGCCCTGTGCGTGGTGATGTTCGTGACCGGCGTGACGCTGGAGATCTTCGGCGTCTCCTGGATGACCGCCCTGCACCAGGAGGTCCCCGAGGACAAGCTCTCGCGCGTGTCGGCGTACGACTGGTTCGGCTCGGTCGCCCTGGTGCCGCTGGCGACCGCTTTGGCGGGCCCCGCCGAGGCGGCGTTCGGGCGGACGGCGGCGCTGTGGGGCTGCGCGACGCTGGTCGTGGTGGTCACGGCGGCGGTGCTGTGCGTGCCGGACGTACGGAACCTGCGACGTCGTACCCACCCCGTGGCCATGGGGGTACCGGTCGACTCAGCCGATGCCGAACGCCCCGTCGGGGGGCTCGGGTGA
- a CDS encoding spermidine synthase, with protein MNEAIPVSRTVDHGFAKLMPDVDRERAWLLTVDGAPQSYVDLDEPTHLEFEYARRLGHVLDTVAEAERPVDAVHLGGGALTLPRYVAATRAGSRQDVVEADRGLAELVGEFLPVGAGSGIAVHVADARGWLAGAPADSADVVVGDVFGGSRVPAGFTSVGYAREAERVLRADGVYTANLADAAPFAFLRSQLATFATVFGELALIAEPGVLRGRRFGNAVLVAAHRPLDTAALARRTAADAFPARVEHGPALRAFIGDARPVADEDAVASPEPPDGAFGIG; from the coding sequence GTGAACGAGGCCATTCCCGTCAGTCGTACCGTCGATCACGGTTTCGCCAAGCTGATGCCCGACGTCGACCGTGAGCGGGCCTGGCTGCTGACCGTCGACGGGGCGCCGCAGTCCTACGTCGATCTGGACGAGCCGACGCATCTGGAGTTCGAGTACGCCCGGCGGCTCGGGCACGTGCTGGACACCGTCGCGGAGGCGGAGCGGCCGGTGGATGCGGTGCATCTCGGTGGGGGTGCGCTCACCCTGCCGCGGTACGTGGCGGCGACGCGGGCCGGCTCGCGGCAGGACGTCGTCGAGGCCGACCGGGGGCTGGCGGAGCTGGTCGGCGAGTTCCTGCCGGTCGGGGCGGGCTCCGGGATCGCCGTGCACGTCGCGGACGCGCGCGGCTGGTTGGCCGGCGCCCCGGCGGACTCGGCGGACGTCGTCGTCGGTGACGTCTTCGGCGGCTCACGCGTCCCCGCCGGGTTCACGTCCGTCGGCTACGCCCGCGAGGCCGAGCGGGTGCTGCGGGCCGACGGGGTCTACACGGCCAATCTGGCCGACGCCGCGCCGTTCGCCTTCCTCCGCTCCCAACTCGCCACGTTCGCCACCGTCTTCGGGGAACTCGCGCTGATCGCCGAGCCGGGCGTGCTGCGTGGGCGCCGGTTCGGCAACGCGGTGCTGGTCGCCGCGCACCGTCCGCTCGACACGGCGGCCCTGGCCCGGCGCACCGCCGCCGACGCGTTCCCGGCCCGCGTCGAACACGGGCCCGCGCTGCGGGCGTTCATCGGGGACGCCCGGCCGGTTGCGGACGAGGACGCCGTGGCGTCACCCGAGCCCCCCGACGGGGCGTTCGGCATCGGCTGA
- the tuf gene encoding elongation factor Tu, with protein MPKTAYVRTKPHLNIGTMGHVDHGKTTLTAAITKVLAERGTGTFVPFDRIDRAPEEAARGITINIAHVEYETDTRHYAHIDMPGHADYVKNMVTGAAQLDGAILVVSALDGIMPQTAEHVLLARQVGVDHIVVALNKADGTGDEELIDLVELEVRDLLTQHGYGGDSVPVVRVSGLRALEGDPRWTASVEALLDAVDTYVPMPERYLDAPFLLPVENVLTITGRGTVVTGAVERGTVRIGDRVEVLGADLESVVTGLETFGKPMEEAQAGDNVALLLRGVPRDAVRRGHVVAAPGSVVPRRRFSARVYVLSAREGGRTTPVSSGYRPQFYIRTADVVGDIDLGEVGVARPGETVTVNVELGREVPLEAGLGFAMREGGRTVGAGTVTAVS; from the coding sequence ATGCCCAAGACGGCTTACGTACGCACCAAACCGCATCTCAACATCGGCACGATGGGTCACGTCGACCACGGCAAGACCACCCTGACGGCCGCCATCACCAAGGTCCTCGCCGAGCGCGGCACCGGCACCTTCGTGCCGTTCGACCGTATCGACCGCGCCCCCGAGGAGGCGGCGCGCGGCATCACCATCAACATCGCGCACGTCGAGTACGAGACCGACACCCGGCACTACGCGCACATCGACATGCCGGGCCACGCCGACTACGTCAAGAACATGGTCACCGGCGCGGCGCAGCTCGACGGGGCGATCCTCGTCGTCTCCGCGCTCGACGGGATCATGCCGCAGACCGCCGAGCACGTGCTGCTCGCCCGGCAGGTGGGCGTCGACCACATCGTCGTCGCCCTCAACAAGGCGGACGGCACCGGCGACGAGGAGCTCATCGACCTCGTCGAGCTGGAAGTGCGCGACCTGCTCACCCAGCACGGCTACGGCGGTGACTCCGTACCGGTCGTGCGGGTGTCCGGATTGCGGGCGCTGGAGGGCGACCCGCGGTGGACGGCGTCCGTCGAGGCGCTGCTCGACGCGGTGGACACGTATGTGCCCATGCCCGAGCGGTATCTGGACGCGCCGTTCCTGCTGCCGGTGGAGAACGTGCTGACCATCACCGGGCGCGGCACCGTCGTCACCGGTGCGGTGGAGCGCGGGACCGTGCGGATCGGTGACCGGGTCGAGGTGCTCGGGGCGGACCTGGAGTCCGTCGTCACCGGGCTCGAGACCTTCGGCAAGCCGATGGAGGAGGCGCAGGCCGGGGACAACGTGGCGCTGCTGCTGCGGGGAGTCCCGCGGGACGCGGTCCGTCGCGGGCACGTGGTGGCCGCGCCGGGGAGTGTGGTGCCGAGGCGTCGGTTCTCCGCGCGGGTGTACGTGCTGTCGGCGCGCGAGGGCGGCCGCACGACGCCGGTGTCGAGCGGGTACCGGCCGCAGTTCTACATTCGTACGGCGGACGTGGTGGGTGACATCGACCTCGGTGAGGTGGGGGTCGCCCGGCCCGGCGAGACCGTGACGGTGAACGTGGAGCTGGGTCGGGAGGTGCCCCTGGAGGCGGGACTCGGGTTCGCCATGCGTGAGGGTGGGCGGACCGTGGGGGCCGGGACCGTCACCGCCGTTTCGTAG
- a CDS encoding DNA alkylation repair protein, translating into MSVTGAGTVGVPRSTLADTLLERLTATYGAAADPERAAPMRAYMKDVAPFLGLTTPLRRALSRTVVAGTPRPDETACAAVALRCWRLPEREYHYFAVDYLRRHVGRCSSAFLPVARQLVTTVPWWDTVDPVAAHVVGPLVAADPALKAEMDAWIVDDDLWLVRTALLHQLRYQERTDTERLFAYCLRQSGHPDFFVRKAIGWCLREYAKTDPDAVRGFLARERGRFAPLSVREALRNIGP; encoded by the coding sequence ATGAGCGTCACAGGTGCGGGAACGGTGGGTGTCCCGCGCAGCACCCTCGCCGACACGCTGCTGGAACGGCTCACCGCCACGTACGGCGCGGCGGCCGACCCGGAGCGCGCGGCGCCCATGCGGGCGTACATGAAGGACGTCGCGCCGTTCCTCGGCCTGACCACGCCCCTGCGCCGCGCCCTGTCCCGCACCGTCGTCGCGGGCACGCCGCGCCCGGACGAGACCGCATGCGCCGCCGTCGCCCTGCGCTGCTGGCGGCTGCCGGAGCGCGAGTACCACTACTTCGCCGTCGACTACCTGCGCCGCCATGTGGGCCGCTGCTCGTCCGCCTTCCTGCCGGTGGCCCGGCAGCTCGTCACCACCGTCCCGTGGTGGGACACCGTCGACCCGGTCGCCGCCCATGTCGTGGGCCCACTGGTCGCCGCCGACCCCGCGCTGAAGGCGGAGATGGACGCCTGGATCGTGGACGACGACCTGTGGCTCGTCCGCACGGCCCTGCTGCACCAACTGCGCTACCAGGAGCGCACCGACACCGAACGCCTCTTCGCCTACTGCCTGCGCCAGTCCGGTCACCCCGACTTCTTCGTCCGCAAGGCGATCGGCTGGTGCCTGCGGGAGTACGCCAAGACCGACCCCGACGCCGTGCGCGGCTTCCTCGCGCGCGAGCGGGGAAGGTTCGCGCCGCTGTCGGTGCGGGAGGCGCTGAGGAACATCGGGCCGTGA
- a CDS encoding TVP38/TMEM64 family protein, giving the protein MLDAHTRSGGTAPASPRATATELAAAVPVPTAAVPVPTGAAAVRLGLAARCARLLLSPWARFSVLVALLVGAAATVLLFEPQRLLAHGWPPQLGGFVAALVFAVAYGLITVAFVPRPLLNLAAGALFGSELGIAAAVGGSVIGAGLAFGLGRFLGQDALRPLLRGRFLKGVDRQFSRHGFRSMLAVRLFPGVPFWAANYCAAVSKMGWLPFLLATALGSLPNTAAYVVAGARASTPTSPVFLIAMAAIAVPAVAGAVVAWRKRHHLRG; this is encoded by the coding sequence ATGCTCGATGCCCACACCCGCTCTGGGGGCACCGCACCGGCCTCTCCCCGGGCCACCGCCACCGAACTCGCGGCCGCCGTCCCCGTCCCCACGGCCGCCGTCCCCGTCCCCACCGGCGCCGCGGCCGTCCGCCTCGGCCTCGCCGCCCGCTGTGCGAGACTCCTGCTCTCGCCCTGGGCCCGTTTCTCCGTGCTGGTCGCCCTGCTGGTCGGGGCCGCGGCGACGGTGCTGCTCTTCGAGCCGCAGCGGCTGCTCGCGCACGGCTGGCCACCGCAGCTCGGCGGGTTCGTGGCCGCCCTCGTCTTCGCGGTCGCGTACGGCCTGATCACCGTGGCGTTCGTGCCGCGCCCCCTGCTCAACCTGGCGGCGGGCGCGCTGTTCGGCTCCGAACTGGGCATCGCCGCGGCGGTCGGCGGCTCGGTCATCGGCGCCGGGCTCGCCTTCGGGCTCGGCCGGTTCCTCGGCCAGGACGCGCTGCGCCCGCTGCTGCGCGGCAGGTTCCTGAAGGGCGTCGACCGGCAGTTCAGCCGGCACGGTTTCCGCTCCATGCTGGCGGTGCGGCTGTTCCCGGGCGTGCCGTTCTGGGCGGCGAACTACTGCGCCGCCGTCTCGAAAATGGGCTGGCTGCCGTTCCTGCTCGCGACGGCGCTCGGCTCGCTGCCGAACACCGCCGCGTACGTCGTCGCGGGCGCCCGCGCCTCGACACCCACGTCGCCGGTGTTCCTGATCGCGATGGCCGCCATCGCCGTCCCAGCTGTGGCGGGCGCGGTGGTGGCCTGGCGCAAGCGCCACCACCTGCGCGGCTGA
- a CDS encoding thiolase family protein, whose translation MRDAVIVEAVRTPIGKGKPNGSLAHVHPVELLAHTLRTLVERSGVDPALIDDVIGGTVDQVGEQAMNTTRYAVLSAGFPETVPATTVDRQCGSSQQAVHFAAQGVLSGAYDLVVACGVESMSRVPMWSNVPPGKDPFGPGVAERYPEGLVPQGISAELIAAKWSITREQMDAFAVSSHRKAAAAWDGGLFDAEVAPLDGVARDECVRPDSTPETLAGLRPAYHDPGFAERFPQIEWNVTAGNASPINDGASAVLITSSETAARLGLRPLARLHSFAVTGSDPLLMLTGVVPATEKVLRRAGLTLDDIDLFEVNEAFSSVVLAWQQETGADLAKVNVHGGAIALGHPLGASGTRLTTTLVHAMRERGARYALQTMCEAGGLANAMILEAP comes from the coding sequence ATGCGTGACGCAGTCATCGTCGAAGCCGTACGCACGCCGATAGGCAAGGGCAAGCCCAACGGTTCGCTCGCGCACGTCCACCCCGTCGAACTCCTCGCCCACACCCTGCGCACCCTCGTCGAGCGCTCCGGCGTCGACCCGGCGCTGATCGACGACGTCATCGGCGGCACCGTCGACCAGGTCGGCGAGCAGGCCATGAACACCACCCGGTACGCCGTGCTGTCTGCGGGCTTCCCCGAGACGGTCCCCGCGACGACCGTGGACCGCCAGTGCGGCTCCTCCCAGCAGGCCGTGCACTTCGCCGCGCAGGGCGTGCTCTCGGGCGCGTACGACCTCGTGGTCGCCTGCGGCGTCGAGTCCATGAGCCGCGTGCCGATGTGGTCGAACGTCCCGCCCGGCAAGGACCCGTTCGGCCCCGGTGTCGCCGAGCGCTACCCCGAGGGCCTCGTCCCGCAGGGCATCAGCGCCGAGCTGATCGCCGCCAAGTGGTCGATCACCCGCGAGCAGATGGACGCCTTCGCCGTGTCCTCGCACCGCAAGGCGGCCGCGGCCTGGGACGGCGGTCTGTTCGACGCCGAGGTCGCGCCCCTGGACGGGGTCGCGCGCGACGAGTGCGTACGCCCGGACAGCACGCCCGAGACCCTGGCCGGCCTCAGGCCCGCGTACCACGACCCCGGGTTCGCCGAGCGCTTCCCGCAGATCGAGTGGAACGTCACCGCGGGCAACGCCAGCCCCATCAACGACGGCGCCTCCGCCGTGCTCATCACCTCGAGCGAGACCGCCGCCCGGCTCGGCCTGCGCCCCCTCGCCCGGCTGCACAGCTTCGCCGTCACCGGCTCCGACCCGCTGCTGATGCTCACCGGCGTCGTCCCGGCGACCGAGAAGGTGCTGCGCAGGGCCGGTCTGACCCTGGACGACATCGACCTGTTCGAGGTCAACGAGGCGTTCTCCAGCGTCGTCCTCGCCTGGCAGCAGGAGACCGGCGCCGACCTGGCCAAGGTCAACGTGCACGGCGGCGCCATCGCCCTCGGGCACCCGCTGGGCGCGAGCGGCACCCGGCTGACGACCACGCTCGTGCACGCCATGCGGGAGCGCGGCGCCCGCTACGCCCTGCAGACGATGTGCGAGGCGGGCGGGCTGGCCAACGCGATGATCCTGGAAGCCCCGTAA
- a CDS encoding winged helix-turn-helix transcriptional regulator, which yields MAATKDPRPCSIADALALVGEKYSLLVLREVCLGNGRFDQLVRNIGAPRDILATRLRRLVDAGILTKRAYSERPQRFEYQPTRAGLELEPVLLTLMDWGNRHLRRDDRPMVVEHACGHELVPLVTCRACGDPVQHEDLTPHPQSPGWTVTGPTAA from the coding sequence ATGGCCGCCACGAAGGACCCGCGCCCCTGCTCCATCGCCGACGCCCTGGCGCTCGTCGGCGAGAAGTACTCGCTGCTCGTGCTGCGGGAGGTGTGCCTCGGCAACGGGCGTTTCGACCAGCTGGTGCGCAACATCGGGGCCCCGCGCGACATCCTGGCCACCCGGCTGCGCCGCCTGGTCGACGCCGGCATCCTCACCAAGCGGGCCTACAGCGAGCGCCCGCAGCGCTTCGAGTACCAGCCCACCCGTGCGGGCCTCGAACTGGAGCCGGTGCTGCTCACCCTCATGGACTGGGGCAACCGCCATCTGCGCCGGGACGACCGCCCCATGGTCGTCGAGCACGCGTGCGGCCATGAACTGGTCCCGCTCGTCACCTGCCGGGCCTGCGGCGACCCGGTCCAGCACGAGGACCTGACCCCGCACCCCCAGTCCCCGGGCTGGACCGTCACCGGCCCGACGGCGGCGTAG
- a CDS encoding undecaprenyl-diphosphate phosphatase: MSWFESLILGLVQGLTEFLPVSSSAHLRLTAAFSGWEDPGAAFTAITQIGTEAAVLIYFRKDIGRILAAWTRSLYDKAYRKDHDARMGWLVIVGSIPIGVLGVTFKDQIVGPFRDLRITATMLIVVGVIMGIADRIAARDETGGRHRAAKERKTLKELGVRDGLIFGLCQAMALVPGVSRSGATITGGLFMGYNREAAARYSFLLAIPAVLASGLFELKDAMETGHVSWGPTVFATVIAFVSGYAVIAWFMKFISTKSFMPFVWYRVALGLVIIALVTFGVLSPHAAESAG, translated from the coding sequence ATGTCTTGGTTCGAATCACTCATCCTCGGACTCGTCCAGGGGCTGACCGAGTTCCTTCCCGTCTCCTCCAGCGCGCACCTGCGCCTGACCGCGGCCTTCTCCGGCTGGGAGGACCCCGGCGCCGCCTTCACGGCGATCACCCAGATCGGCACGGAGGCAGCCGTGCTGATCTACTTCCGCAAGGACATCGGGCGCATCCTGGCGGCGTGGACCCGGTCGCTCTACGACAAGGCGTACCGCAAGGACCACGACGCGCGCATGGGCTGGCTGGTGATCGTCGGCTCGATACCGATCGGCGTGCTCGGCGTGACGTTCAAGGACCAGATCGTCGGGCCGTTCCGTGATCTGCGCATCACCGCCACCATGCTGATCGTGGTCGGCGTGATCATGGGCATCGCCGACCGGATCGCGGCGCGCGACGAGACCGGCGGACGCCACCGGGCGGCCAAGGAGCGCAAGACGCTCAAGGAACTGGGCGTGCGCGACGGCCTCATCTTCGGCCTCTGCCAGGCCATGGCGCTCGTGCCCGGCGTCTCCCGCTCCGGCGCGACCATCACCGGCGGCCTGTTCATGGGCTACAACCGTGAGGCCGCGGCCCGTTACTCGTTCCTGCTCGCCATCCCGGCGGTGCTCGCCTCCGGACTGTTCGAGCTCAAAGACGCCATGGAGACCGGCCATGTGTCATGGGGGCCGACGGTCTTCGCCACGGTGATCGCCTTCGTCAGCGGCTACGCGGTGATCGCCTGGTTCATGAAGTTCATCTCGACGAAGAGCTTCATGCCGTTCGTCTGGTACCGCGTCGCACTCGGCCTCGTCATCATCGCCCTGGTGACGTTCGGCGTGCTCAGTCCGCACGCGGCGGAGTCGGCAGGCTGA
- a CDS encoding chloramphenicol phosphotransferase CPT family protein: protein MRHLTEVPPRRGLIIFLNGTSSSGKSSIATELLRMLDEPYFHMPVDAFHAMRSHAPVPPQELDTVLHRTWQGYHRAVAGMAAAGNNVVMDHILSAEWRLRDCLSLFDPRDVVLVGVHCPPDELERRERERGNRPPGLAARQLRQVHAHGVYDVECDTGVADPAECARLIRDFLPSRPTPTAFQRLRDSG from the coding sequence ATGAGACATCTCACCGAGGTGCCACCGCGCCGTGGCCTGATCATCTTCCTGAACGGCACGTCCAGTTCGGGCAAGTCGAGCATCGCGACCGAACTGCTGCGCATGCTCGACGAGCCGTACTTCCACATGCCCGTCGACGCCTTCCACGCGATGCGGTCCCACGCCCCCGTGCCGCCGCAGGAGCTCGACACCGTCCTGCACCGCACCTGGCAGGGCTACCACCGCGCGGTCGCGGGCATGGCCGCCGCCGGCAACAACGTCGTCATGGACCACATCCTCAGCGCCGAGTGGCGACTCAGAGACTGTCTGTCGCTCTTCGATCCGCGGGACGTGGTCCTCGTCGGCGTGCACTGCCCCCCGGACGAGCTGGAGCGGCGGGAGCGCGAGCGCGGCAACCGGCCGCCGGGTCTCGCCGCGCGCCAGCTGCGGCAGGTCCACGCGCACGGCGTCTACGACGTCGAGTGCGACACCGGCGTCGCGGATCCCGCCGAATGCGCCCGCCTGATCAGGGACTTCCTGCCGTCCAGACCCACCCCGACGGCCTTCCAGCGCCTGCGCGACAGCGGCTGA
- a CDS encoding nuclear transport factor 2 family protein has translation MTQRVELATVMDRLAVDGLVTDYAVAVDDGDWEAYRQLFTPDGRADYRSAGGIDGDAGRVAAWLAESMRAYAVRQHLIVNRRVRFGVLERDTGDTAQVQADYVSPMRLRGDGAAAPDVVCGGRYAFGLRRTDDGWRLREVIVREKWRRVSEGSGVHVIN, from the coding sequence ATGACGCAGCGCGTGGAGCTCGCGACCGTGATGGACCGGCTGGCCGTCGACGGTCTGGTCACCGACTACGCCGTGGCGGTGGACGACGGCGACTGGGAGGCGTACCGGCAGCTGTTCACCCCGGACGGGCGGGCGGACTACCGCTCGGCCGGCGGCATCGACGGGGACGCCGGGAGGGTCGCCGCGTGGCTGGCCGAGAGCATGCGGGCGTACGCCGTGCGCCAGCACCTCATCGTCAACCGCCGGGTCCGGTTCGGGGTCCTGGAGCGGGACACCGGGGACACCGCCCAGGTCCAGGCCGACTACGTCAGTCCGATGCGCCTGCGCGGTGACGGCGCGGCGGCGCCCGACGTCGTGTGCGGCGGGCGGTACGCGTTCGGGCTGCGGCGCACGGACGACGGCTGGCGACTGCGCGAGGTGATCGTGCGGGAGAAGTGGCGGCGTGTGTCCGAGGGCTCCGGGGTACATGTGATCAACTGA
- the lnt gene encoding apolipoprotein N-acyltransferase → MKTLGRWLDSPWRRSAVAAVAGALPMLAFPAPSLWWFAYVALVPWLLLVRTAPTGRRALYDGWWGGFGFVLAVHHWLLPNLHVFTFVLAALLGVLWAPWAWLVRRFLGGAPSPGRIVAALLVLPSGWLTVELVRSWQGLGGPWGMLGASQWQVEPALRLASVGGVWLLSLLLVAVNVAVAVLVAVRPSRTPALAALLATVVAASAAWAWAPRPHVGGETRVALVQPGVVPGPGPRFDREEQLTRQLAGQAVDLVVWGESSVGHDLGDRPDLARRIAALSRETGAPVLVNVDARRSDRPGIYKSSVLIGPDGPTGDRYDKMRLVPFGEYVPFRSLLGWATSVGEAAAEDRRRGSRQVVMDVGGGLRVGPMVCFESAFPDMSRSLARDGADVLVAQSATSTFQQSWAPAQHASLAALRAAETGRPMVHATLTGVSAVYGPEGRRIGPPVGPVGTDASTARVYEVPLADGVTLYARLGAWPVYLAGLVLLALGLAEGGRSVRRPRRSAPERRVPPARTVRGSPARPGR, encoded by the coding sequence ATGAAGACGCTGGGCCGCTGGCTCGACTCCCCGTGGCGGCGCTCCGCGGTCGCCGCGGTGGCGGGCGCCCTGCCCATGCTCGCCTTCCCGGCTCCGTCCCTGTGGTGGTTCGCTTACGTCGCCCTGGTCCCCTGGCTCCTGCTCGTCCGCACCGCGCCGACCGGGCGGCGTGCGCTGTACGACGGCTGGTGGGGCGGCTTCGGCTTCGTACTGGCGGTGCACCACTGGCTGTTGCCCAACCTGCACGTGTTCACGTTCGTCCTCGCGGCCCTGCTCGGCGTGCTGTGGGCGCCGTGGGCCTGGCTCGTCCGCCGGTTCCTCGGCGGAGCGCCCTCGCCGGGCCGGATCGTGGCCGCGTTGCTGGTGCTGCCGTCGGGCTGGCTGACGGTCGAGCTGGTGCGGTCCTGGCAGGGTCTGGGCGGCCCCTGGGGGATGCTGGGCGCCAGTCAGTGGCAGGTGGAACCGGCGCTCCGGCTGGCCTCGGTGGGCGGGGTGTGGCTGCTGAGCCTGCTGCTGGTGGCCGTCAACGTCGCGGTCGCCGTGCTCGTCGCGGTGCGCCCCTCGCGCACTCCCGCCCTGGCCGCGCTGCTCGCCACCGTCGTGGCCGCGTCGGCCGCCTGGGCCTGGGCGCCGCGCCCGCACGTCGGCGGTGAGACCCGGGTGGCCCTCGTGCAGCCCGGTGTCGTCCCCGGCCCCGGGCCCCGGTTCGACCGCGAGGAACAGCTCACCCGGCAGCTGGCCGGCCAGGCCGTGGACCTGGTCGTCTGGGGTGAGAGCAGCGTCGGCCACGACCTCGGCGACCGGCCCGACCTGGCCCGGCGCATCGCGGCGCTGTCCCGGGAGACCGGAGCCCCGGTCCTGGTCAACGTGGACGCCCGCCGCTCGGACCGGCCCGGCATCTACAAGAGCTCCGTGCTCATCGGCCCGGACGGCCCGACCGGCGACCGGTACGACAAGATGCGGCTGGTCCCGTTCGGCGAGTACGTCCCGTTCCGCTCGCTGCTCGGCTGGGCGACCTCCGTCGGCGAGGCCGCCGCCGAGGACCGCAGGCGTGGCAGCCGGCAGGTCGTGATGGACGTCGGCGGCGGGCTGCGGGTCGGCCCGATGGTCTGCTTCGAGTCGGCGTTCCCCGACATGAGCCGCAGCCTGGCGCGCGACGGCGCCGACGTCCTGGTCGCCCAGTCGGCGACCTCGACGTTCCAGCAGAGCTGGGCGCCCGCGCAGCACGCCTCACTGGCCGCGCTGCGCGCCGCGGAGACCGGCCGCCCGATGGTGCACGCGACCCTGACCGGCGTCTCGGCCGTGTACGGCCCCGAGGGCCGGCGCATCGGCCCGCCGGTCGGACCGGTCGGAACGGACGCGAGCACCGCGCGTGTGTACGAGGTGCCGCTGGCCGACGGGGTCACGCTCTACGCCCGCCTGGGCGCCTGGCCGGTGTACCTCGCCGGACTCGTGCTGCTCGCCCTGGGCCTGGCCGAGGGCGGGCGGTCCGTCAGGCGGCCCCGCCGGAGCGCTCCAGAACGGCGAGTGCCACCCGCTCGCACAGTTCGTGGGTCGCCAGCGCGTCCCGGGCGCTGA